In Sideroxyarcus emersonii, one DNA window encodes the following:
- the ilvN gene encoding acetolactate synthase small subunit, with translation MRHIISLLMENESGALSRVSGLFSARGYNIESLTVAPTEDPTMSRMTIVTSGSDEVIEQINKQLNKLVDVVTVMDLTDGDHIERELMLVKVRAVGDDREELKRMTDIFRGRVIDVSDKTYTIELTGTGHKLDRFLQAIDHDLILETVRTGASGIGRGERILKL, from the coding sequence ATGAGGCACATCATCTCTTTGCTGATGGAAAACGAATCGGGCGCGCTGTCGCGGGTTTCCGGCCTGTTTTCCGCGCGCGGCTACAACATCGAGTCGCTTACCGTGGCGCCGACCGAAGATCCGACCATGTCCCGCATGACCATCGTCACCAGCGGTTCCGACGAGGTGATCGAGCAAATCAACAAACAGCTGAACAAGCTGGTCGATGTCGTCACCGTGATGGACCTCACCGACGGCGACCATATCGAGCGCGAACTGATGCTGGTCAAGGTGCGTGCGGTCGGCGACGACCGCGAGGAACTGAAGCGCATGACCGACATCTTCCGCGGACGCGTCATCGATGTTTCCGACAAGACCTACACCATCGAGCTCACCGGGACGGGGCACAAGCTGGATCGTTTCCTGCAGGCGATCGATCACGACTTGATCCTGGAAACGGTGCGTACCGGCGCTTCCGGTATCGGGCGCGGCGAACGCATCCTGAAACTCTGA
- the ilvC gene encoding ketol-acid reductoisomerase has translation MKVYYDKDADLSLIKGKQVTIIGYGSQGHAHAQNLKDSGVSVTVALRKNGASWKKAEGAGLKVAEVAAAVKSADVVMMLLPDENIPEVYNNEVHANLKPGAALAFAHGFNVHYNQVVPRADVDVIMIAPKGPGHTVRSEYLKGGGVPTLIAVYQDKSGKAKDIALSYAAANGGTKGGVIETNFREETETDLFGEQAVLCGGAVELVKAGFETLTEAGYAPEMAYFECLHELKLIVDLMYEGGIANMNYSISNNAEYGEYVTGQRVIADQARAAMKECLKNIQNGSYAKQFILEGRTNYPEMTARRRLNAEHPIEVVGGKLRSMMPWIGKNKLVDQSKN, from the coding sequence ATGAAAGTTTATTACGACAAAGACGCAGACCTGTCCCTGATCAAGGGCAAACAAGTGACCATCATCGGCTACGGCTCGCAAGGCCATGCCCACGCACAGAACCTGAAGGATTCTGGCGTCAGCGTGACCGTCGCTCTGCGCAAGAACGGCGCCTCCTGGAAGAAGGCAGAAGGTGCAGGATTGAAAGTCGCCGAAGTGGCTGCCGCGGTGAAGAGCGCCGACGTGGTGATGATGCTGTTGCCCGATGAGAATATTCCTGAGGTATACAACAACGAAGTGCATGCCAACCTGAAACCCGGTGCGGCGCTGGCGTTCGCGCACGGCTTCAACGTGCACTACAACCAGGTCGTGCCGCGTGCCGACGTGGACGTGATCATGATCGCTCCGAAAGGCCCCGGCCATACCGTGCGTTCCGAATACCTGAAAGGTGGCGGCGTGCCCACGCTGATCGCCGTATATCAGGACAAGAGCGGCAAGGCCAAGGACATCGCGCTGTCGTATGCGGCAGCCAACGGCGGTACCAAGGGCGGCGTGATCGAGACCAATTTCCGCGAAGAAACCGAGACCGACCTGTTCGGCGAACAGGCCGTGCTGTGCGGCGGCGCGGTCGAACTGGTCAAGGCAGGTTTCGAGACCCTGACCGAAGCCGGCTACGCTCCCGAGATGGCTTACTTCGAGTGCCTGCACGAACTGAAGCTGATCGTCGACCTGATGTACGAAGGCGGCATCGCCAACATGAACTACTCCATCTCCAACAACGCCGAATACGGCGAGTACGTCACCGGCCAGCGCGTGATCGCCGACCAGGCGCGTGCGGCGATGAAGGAATGCCTGAAGAACATCCAGAACGGTTCCTACGCCAAGCAGTTCATCCTGGAAGGCCGCACCAACTATCCGGAAATGACCGCACGCCGCCGTTTGAATGCCGAACATCCGATCGAGGTGGTGGGTGGGAAGCTGCGTTCGATGATGCCCTGGATCGGCAAGAACAAGCTGGTCGACCAATCTAAAAACTGA
- a CDS encoding phosphatidylserine decarboxylase — protein MKNYPHPIIAREGWPFLAISLVLAVAATAWCAAWSIPMWIIFVFVLQFFRDPPREIPQQAGAVLSPADGRVIKVERTQDPYAQRDAILVSVFMNVFNVHSNRSPVDGKVEKIEYFPGKFVNADLDKASAENERNAVVLKTADGQTVTFVQVAGLIARRILCYIKAGDTLTRGQRYGFIRFGSRVDVYLPLTATVKVAIGDKVSATTTILAKL, from the coding sequence ATGAAAAACTACCCCCATCCCATCATCGCCCGCGAGGGCTGGCCGTTCCTGGCCATTTCCCTGGTGCTGGCCGTCGCGGCCACTGCCTGGTGCGCAGCCTGGTCGATCCCGATGTGGATCATCTTCGTGTTCGTGCTGCAATTCTTCCGCGACCCGCCGCGCGAGATACCGCAACAGGCTGGCGCGGTGTTGTCGCCGGCCGACGGCCGCGTCATCAAGGTCGAGCGTACGCAGGATCCTTATGCGCAGCGCGATGCGATCCTGGTCAGCGTGTTCATGAATGTGTTCAACGTGCACTCCAACCGCAGCCCGGTCGACGGCAAGGTGGAAAAGATCGAGTATTTTCCGGGCAAGTTCGTGAATGCCGATCTGGACAAGGCGTCCGCCGAGAACGAGCGCAATGCGGTGGTGCTGAAGACCGCCGACGGACAGACGGTGACCTTCGTCCAGGTGGCGGGGCTGATTGCGCGGCGCATCCTGTGCTACATCAAGGCAGGCGATACCCTGACGCGCGGCCAGCGCTACGGTTTCATCCGCTTTGGTTCGCGCGTCGATGTCTACCTGCCGCTGACGGCTACCGTCAAGGTTGCTATCGGTGATAAAGTGTCCGCTACCACCACTATCCTGGCCAAGCTCTGA
- a CDS encoding cob(I)yrinic acid a,c-diamide adenosyltransferase, producing the protein MRLSKIVTRTGDDGSTGLANGARLPKNSVRIAAIGSVDELNSHLGVLLAEPLAEEVRSTLLLIQNDLFDLGAVLATPGAPFEQGKLARLDTAIEEYNAGLPPLKEFILPGGCRAAAVCHVARTVARRTERDYLQVMQNETAPQEGLQYLNRLSDLLFVLCRVLNLAAGKPETLWQR; encoded by the coding sequence ATGCGATTGAGCAAGATTGTCACAAGAACGGGCGACGACGGCAGCACCGGCCTGGCCAACGGGGCGCGCCTGCCCAAGAACAGTGTTCGCATCGCCGCCATCGGCAGCGTGGATGAACTCAACAGCCATCTTGGCGTGCTGCTCGCCGAACCGCTGGCGGAAGAGGTGCGCAGCACACTGTTGCTCATCCAGAACGACCTGTTCGACCTTGGCGCCGTGCTGGCCACGCCGGGTGCGCCGTTCGAGCAGGGCAAACTGGCCAGACTGGACACCGCCATCGAGGAATACAACGCCGGTCTGCCCCCGCTGAAGGAATTCATCCTGCCCGGCGGCTGCCGGGCCGCCGCCGTATGCCATGTCGCCCGCACCGTGGCGCGCCGTACTGAGCGCGACTACCTGCAGGTGATGCAAAACGAAACAGCCCCGCAAGAGGGGCTGCAATATCTGAATCGGCTTTCCGACCTGCTGTTTGTGCTCTGCCGCGTGCTGAACCTGGCGGCAGGAAAACCGGAGACGCTGTGGCAGCGCTAA
- the lptF gene encoding LPS export ABC transporter permease LptF — protein MTDYPQSPPQKSKKPRLHGIFYWSLVREFAGTGLLVSSILLGIVVFTQLIRLLGESVSGALAVDGVLAMLGFASLNYLPVLLSISLFLSVLLTLSRSYRDSEMVVWFTSGIGLTRWVRPVLGYAIPVSLVIALLSLVLSPWALSKADEFKRRLDSRDDVSAATPGAFRESKQADRVFFLEDVDTQKKRVGNIFVQSTQNGKEGTMVAKEGYQETAPNGDRFLVMLNGTRYEGVPGQADFKIVEFERYAMRIEPAELRQELPHLQAYSTLYLLQNPTAWNISELEWRIGLPFSALILSLLAIPLSFVNPRAGRSLNLITAMVIYMFYNNMISVTNSWVARGKISPAAGLLGIHLLMFAVMLLLFYHRSSASSWRRLRR, from the coding sequence ATGACGGATTATCCGCAATCCCCGCCACAAAAGTCAAAGAAGCCACGCCTGCACGGCATCTTTTACTGGTCGCTGGTGCGCGAATTCGCCGGCACGGGGCTGCTGGTGTCCTCCATCCTGCTCGGCATCGTGGTGTTCACCCAATTGATCCGCCTGCTGGGCGAGTCGGTCAGCGGGGCGCTGGCGGTGGACGGGGTGCTGGCGATGCTGGGTTTTGCCTCGCTCAATTATCTGCCGGTGTTGTTGTCCATCAGCCTGTTCCTGTCGGTGTTGCTGACGCTGTCGCGCAGTTATCGCGACAGCGAGATGGTGGTGTGGTTCACTTCCGGCATCGGCTTGACGCGCTGGGTGCGCCCTGTGCTGGGCTATGCCATCCCGGTGTCGCTGGTGATCGCGCTGCTCAGCCTGGTGCTGTCGCCATGGGCCTTGTCCAAGGCGGACGAGTTCAAGCGCAGGCTGGACAGCCGCGACGACGTGTCGGCCGCCACGCCGGGTGCGTTCCGCGAGTCCAAGCAGGCGGACCGCGTGTTCTTCCTGGAAGATGTCGATACGCAGAAGAAGCGTGTCGGCAACATCTTCGTGCAGTCGACCCAGAACGGCAAGGAAGGCACGATGGTCGCCAAGGAGGGATACCAGGAGACGGCGCCGAACGGCGACCGCTTCCTGGTGATGCTGAACGGTACGCGCTATGAAGGCGTGCCCGGCCAGGCGGATTTCAAGATCGTGGAATTCGAGCGTTATGCCATGCGTATCGAGCCTGCCGAGTTGCGCCAGGAATTGCCACATCTCCAGGCGTATTCCACGCTCTATCTGCTGCAGAACCCGACTGCATGGAATATATCCGAGCTGGAGTGGCGCATCGGCTTGCCATTCAGCGCGCTGATCCTGTCCTTGCTGGCGATCCCCCTGAGTTTCGTGAACCCGCGTGCCGGACGTTCGCTCAACCTGATCACGGCGATGGTGATATACATGTTCTACAACAACATGATCAGCGTGACCAATTCCTGGGTCGCGCGCGGCAAGATCAGTCCCGCGGCAGGTTTGCTGGGCATCCATCTGTTGATGTTCGCGGTCATGCTGCTGCTGTTCTACCACCGCTCGTCGGCCTCCTCCTGGCGCAGGCTGAGACGATGA
- a CDS encoding acetolactate synthase 3 catalytic subunit, whose translation MELTGAEITIRCLQEEGVEYVFGYPGGAVLFIYDELFKQERVKHVLVRHEQAAVHAADGYARSTDKVGVALVTSGPGVTNAVTGIATAYMDSIPLVVISGQVPTSYIGEDAFQEVDTVGITRPCVKHNFLVKDVKDIASTLKKAFYLAKSGRPGPVLVDIPKDVSQQKTEFSYPATVSIRSYTPQSHGDIGQIKRAAQLLLEAKRPMVYAGGGVILSDAARQLTDLVRLLGAPCTNTLMGLGGYPASDKQSLGMLGMHGTYEANLGMQNCDVLLAVGARFDDRVIGNVSHFNSVPRKIIHIDIDPASISKRVKVDVPIVGDVAHVLADLLSVLNSSKQKPDGAALKEWWKQIDEWRGANSLAYKNSNEIIKPQFVIETLHRITHGDAFVTSDVGQHQMWAAQYYKFDQPRRWVNSGGLGTMGFGLPAAMGVQLAHPGAAVACVTGEGSIQMNIQELSTCKQYKLPIKIVALNNRYLGMVRQWQEFFHGNRYSHSYMDALPDFVKLAEAYGHVGILVEKPSDVEGALKEAFARKDDLVFLDFRTDPTENVYPMVPGGKGLSEVILAEDL comes from the coding sequence ATGGAACTGACGGGCGCAGAAATAACTATCCGCTGTTTGCAGGAGGAAGGTGTCGAATATGTGTTCGGCTATCCCGGCGGCGCGGTGCTTTTCATCTACGATGAGTTGTTCAAGCAGGAGCGGGTCAAGCATGTGCTGGTGCGCCACGAACAGGCGGCCGTGCATGCCGCCGACGGTTATGCGCGCTCGACCGACAAGGTCGGGGTGGCCTTGGTGACTTCCGGTCCCGGGGTGACCAATGCGGTGACCGGTATCGCGACCGCTTACATGGACTCCATCCCCTTGGTGGTGATCAGCGGCCAGGTGCCGACCAGCTACATCGGCGAGGATGCCTTCCAGGAAGTGGATACGGTCGGCATTACGCGTCCCTGCGTCAAGCACAACTTCCTGGTCAAGGATGTCAAGGACATCGCCAGCACCCTGAAGAAGGCGTTCTACCTGGCCAAGAGTGGCCGGCCGGGCCCGGTGCTGGTGGACATTCCCAAGGATGTGTCGCAGCAGAAGACGGAATTTTCCTATCCCGCGACCGTGAGCATCCGCTCGTACACTCCGCAATCGCACGGCGATATCGGGCAGATCAAGCGCGCGGCCCAGCTGCTGCTGGAAGCGAAACGGCCGATGGTTTACGCCGGTGGCGGCGTGATCCTGTCCGACGCCGCCAGGCAACTGACCGACCTGGTGCGGCTGCTCGGTGCTCCCTGTACCAACACGCTGATGGGGCTGGGCGGTTATCCCGCCAGCGACAAGCAATCCCTCGGCATGCTCGGCATGCACGGCACATACGAAGCCAACCTCGGCATGCAGAACTGCGATGTGCTGCTGGCAGTGGGCGCACGCTTCGACGATCGCGTGATCGGCAACGTGTCGCATTTCAATTCGGTGCCGCGCAAGATCATCCATATCGACATCGATCCGGCGTCCATCTCCAAACGCGTCAAGGTCGATGTGCCCATCGTCGGCGATGTGGCGCATGTGCTTGCCGATCTGCTCTCGGTGCTGAACAGCAGCAAGCAGAAGCCGGATGGGGCGGCCCTGAAGGAATGGTGGAAACAGATCGACGAATGGCGCGGCGCGAATTCGCTGGCGTACAAGAACTCGAACGAGATCATCAAGCCGCAGTTCGTGATCGAAACGTTGCACCGGATCACGCACGGCGATGCTTTCGTCACTTCCGACGTCGGCCAGCACCAGATGTGGGCCGCGCAATACTACAAGTTCGATCAGCCGCGCCGCTGGGTCAATTCCGGCGGTCTGGGGACCATGGGTTTCGGTTTGCCCGCCGCGATGGGTGTGCAGTTGGCCCATCCGGGGGCGGCCGTGGCATGCGTGACGGGCGAGGGCAGTATCCAGATGAACATCCAGGAATTGTCCACCTGCAAGCAATACAAGCTGCCGATCAAGATCGTCGCGTTGAACAACCGATATCTGGGTATGGTGCGCCAGTGGCAGGAGTTCTTCCACGGCAACCGCTACTCGCATTCCTACATGGACGCGTTGCCCGATTTCGTGAAACTGGCTGAAGCCTACGGCCATGTCGGCATCCTGGTGGAGAAGCCCTCCGATGTGGAAGGTGCGCTGAAGGAGGCCTTCGCACGCAAGGACGACCTAGTCTTCCTGGATTTCCGTACCGACCCGACCGAAAACGTGTACCCCATGGTGCCCGGCGGCAAGGGCTTGTCCGAAGTGATCCTGGCGGAGGACCTGTAA
- a CDS encoding DUF3106 domain-containing protein, translating to MPAVLRYLLALLLFASCCLPLTARAQSWESLNAQQKEALAPLAATWDSLSDKQKAVFLPIARRYPQLPPQKQQRLHAQMEKWSKLTPEQRKRAREKYKAFNKVPAEQREAVKRMVREQQAASGVPAAAP from the coding sequence ATGCCAGCTGTGTTGCGGTACCTTCTTGCCCTGTTGTTGTTCGCGTCCTGCTGCCTGCCGCTCACCGCCCGCGCCCAGAGCTGGGAGAGCCTGAATGCGCAGCAAAAGGAAGCGCTGGCGCCTTTAGCAGCCACTTGGGATTCGTTGTCGGACAAGCAAAAGGCCGTTTTCCTGCCGATCGCCAGACGTTATCCGCAACTTCCTCCGCAGAAACAGCAACGCCTGCACGCGCAGATGGAAAAATGGAGCAAGCTCACCCCCGAGCAGCGCAAGCGCGCCCGGGAAAAATACAAGGCATTCAACAAGGTTCCAGCAGAACAACGCGAGGCCGTGAAGCGGATGGTGCGCGAGCAGCAGGCTGCCAGCGGCGTCCCGGCAGCGGCTCCCTAG
- the lptG gene encoding LPS export ABC transporter permease LptG, whose amino-acid sequence MKLLTRYLGREIYASIALVFAALIMLFALLDLINELNSMGRGDYRLGYVLLFVTLTIPGHVYELFPVAVLIGTIFAMVQMAANSELTVYRSSGVSLKQMVGALARIGLPLVVLCFVCGEIVAPSSERMAQQLRLKAQNAKVSVKEFRSGVWVKDERSFINVKSVLPDTSLLDISIYEFDDTYHLRSITDAERASYLEDDRWQLEGVKQTRFDRQGAYTDNRASEEWRSSLNPDILSVLLVVPEQMSAWNLYQYTVHLRDNHQKTTRYEIAMWNKLVYPFAVLVMMLLALPFSAYQRREGGISGKIFIGIVLGLSFHFIGRLFANIGALNEWSPLLSATAMSWLFLALALGMLWRTERR is encoded by the coding sequence ATGAAGCTGCTTACCCGTTATCTGGGCAGGGAGATCTATGCCAGCATCGCGCTGGTGTTCGCGGCGCTCATCATGCTGTTCGCCCTGCTCGACCTGATCAACGAACTCAATTCGATGGGACGCGGCGACTACCGGCTGGGCTATGTGCTGCTGTTCGTGACGCTCACCATCCCCGGGCACGTCTACGAGCTGTTCCCGGTCGCGGTGCTGATCGGTACCATCTTCGCCATGGTGCAGATGGCGGCGAATTCCGAACTGACCGTATATCGCAGCTCCGGTGTATCGCTGAAGCAGATGGTGGGCGCGCTGGCGAGGATCGGCCTGCCGCTGGTGGTGCTGTGTTTCGTGTGCGGGGAGATCGTTGCGCCATCGAGCGAGCGCATGGCGCAGCAATTGCGCCTGAAGGCGCAGAACGCGAAAGTCTCGGTCAAAGAGTTCCGTTCCGGCGTGTGGGTGAAGGACGAGCGCAGTTTCATCAATGTGAAGAGCGTGTTGCCCGATACGTCGTTGCTGGACATCAGCATCTATGAATTCGACGATACCTATCATTTGCGCAGCATCACCGATGCCGAGCGGGCCTCCTATCTGGAGGACGACCGCTGGCAACTGGAAGGGGTTAAGCAGACGCGGTTCGACAGGCAAGGGGCCTACACCGATAACCGAGCGAGCGAGGAATGGCGCTCATCGCTGAACCCGGACATCCTGAGCGTGCTGCTGGTGGTGCCCGAGCAGATGTCGGCCTGGAACCTCTACCAGTACACCGTGCACTTGCGCGACAACCACCAGAAAACCACACGTTACGAGATTGCGATGTGGAACAAGCTGGTCTATCCGTTTGCGGTGCTGGTGATGATGTTGCTGGCCTTGCCGTTCTCAGCCTACCAGCGGCGGGAGGGCGGTATCAGCGGCAAGATATTCATCGGCATCGTGCTGGGGCTGAGTTTCCATTTCATCGGCAGGCTGTTTGCCAATATCGGGGCGCTGAACGAATGGTCGCCCCTGCTGAGTGCGACGGCGATGAGCTGGCTGTTCCTGGCGCTGGCGCTGGGCATGCTCTGGCGTACCGAGCGGCGCTGA
- a CDS encoding DUF3619 family protein encodes MNTKLTTGEIGRLLDQSARQLDRRTLDQLVAARQHALQNQRVSVSTWVSQNGMLHGRLQLSARALNWIIAAVVASLLVINVTYWSSLSERDHSDIDIAILTDDLPVDMYVD; translated from the coding sequence ATGAACACAAAATTGACCACCGGAGAGATCGGGCGCTTGCTGGATCAATCCGCCCGCCAGCTCGACCGCCGCACGCTTGACCAGCTGGTTGCGGCGCGCCAGCACGCGCTGCAAAACCAGCGCGTATCGGTATCGACCTGGGTTAGCCAGAACGGCATGCTGCACGGGCGCCTGCAACTTTCCGCACGCGCATTGAACTGGATCATCGCGGCCGTCGTGGCCAGCCTGCTGGTGATCAACGTGACCTACTGGAGCAGCCTGTCCGAGCGCGACCACAGCGACATCGATATCGCCATCCTGACCGACGACCTGCCGGTCGACATGTATGTCGATTAA
- a CDS encoding leucyl aminopeptidase → MEFSIKQGSPEKLKSDCVVVGVFDGGKLSKAAQALDKAAKHALSDLIARGDMNGQSASTLLLHKLPGVAAERVLLVGLGKAGELNSKSTVEILGATFKALNATPAKDAVLYIVDEGTGKDAAWVVRQAVFAAAEQAFRADGMKSKPAKAATLKHIIFASLEKPAAALKSALDQAAATARGMELTKTLGNLPGNVCTPTYLAAKALALGKSHKGIKTTVLEEKDMQKLGMGSFLSVTRGSEQPAKLITMEYYGAAKTQKPIVLVGKGITFDTGGISLKPGAEMDEMKYDMCGAASVLGTMQAVAEMGLKLNVVGVIPTCENMPSGKATKPGDIVTSMSGQTIEILNTDAEGRLILCDALTYSKKFNPDTVIDIATLTGACVIALGHVASGMFANEDKLADELIAAGEQSHDRIWQLPLWDDYQPLLDSNFADIANIGGRAGGTITAACFLARFTKEYRWAHLDIAGTAWLSGKQKGATGRPVPLLTQYLINRTASK, encoded by the coding sequence GTGGAATTTAGCATAAAACAAGGCAGTCCGGAAAAACTGAAGAGCGACTGCGTCGTGGTCGGCGTATTCGACGGCGGCAAATTGTCGAAGGCCGCGCAAGCCCTCGACAAGGCAGCCAAACATGCCCTCAGCGACCTCATCGCGCGCGGCGACATGAACGGCCAGTCCGCCTCCACCCTGCTGCTGCACAAACTGCCCGGCGTCGCAGCCGAACGCGTACTGCTGGTCGGCCTCGGCAAGGCCGGCGAGCTGAACAGCAAAAGCACCGTCGAGATCCTGGGCGCAACGTTCAAGGCCCTGAACGCGACACCGGCCAAGGACGCCGTGCTGTACATCGTCGACGAAGGCACGGGCAAGGATGCCGCCTGGGTCGTCCGGCAAGCCGTATTCGCCGCCGCTGAACAGGCGTTCCGCGCCGACGGCATGAAGAGCAAGCCGGCCAAGGCTGCCACGCTCAAGCACATCATCTTCGCCTCACTGGAAAAACCGGCTGCAGCCCTGAAGTCCGCGCTCGACCAGGCGGCCGCCACCGCCCGCGGCATGGAACTCACCAAGACGCTGGGCAACCTGCCCGGCAACGTCTGCACCCCGACCTACCTTGCCGCCAAGGCGCTGGCACTGGGCAAGTCGCACAAGGGCATCAAGACCACCGTACTGGAAGAAAAAGACATGCAGAAGCTCGGCATGGGCTCTTTCCTCTCCGTCACGCGCGGCAGCGAACAGCCGGCCAAGCTGATCACCATGGAATACTACGGTGCAGCGAAAACGCAGAAGCCCATCGTGCTGGTCGGCAAGGGCATCACCTTCGACACCGGCGGCATCTCGCTGAAACCGGGCGCCGAGATGGACGAGATGAAGTACGACATGTGCGGCGCCGCCAGCGTGCTCGGCACCATGCAGGCCGTCGCCGAGATGGGGCTCAAGCTGAATGTGGTCGGCGTAATCCCGACTTGCGAAAACATGCCATCCGGCAAGGCCACCAAGCCGGGCGACATCGTCACCAGCATGTCCGGGCAGACCATCGAGATATTGAACACCGATGCCGAAGGCCGCCTGATCCTGTGCGATGCGCTGACCTATTCGAAGAAGTTCAACCCGGACACCGTGATCGACATCGCCACCCTCACCGGCGCCTGCGTGATCGCACTGGGCCACGTCGCCAGCGGCATGTTCGCGAACGAGGACAAGCTGGCGGATGAGCTGATCGCCGCCGGCGAACAGTCGCACGACCGCATCTGGCAGCTGCCGCTGTGGGATGACTACCAGCCGCTGCTGGACAGCAATTTCGCCGACATCGCGAACATCGGCGGACGCGCCGGCGGCACCATCACCGCCGCCTGCTTCCTGGCTCGTTTCACCAAGGAATACCGCTGGGCCCATCTGGACATCGCCGGTACAGCCTGGCTGTCCGGCAAGCAGAAAGGCGCCACCGGCCGCCCGGTGCCGTTGCTCACCCAGTATCTGATCAACCGCACGGCCTCGAAGTGA
- the pssA gene encoding CDP-diacylglycerol--serine O-phosphatidyltransferase → MDELNQRKHMDLRRRSIYLLPNLFTTAALFAGFYAIVQAMNGKFEFAAVAIFIAMVLDGLDGRVARLTHTQSEFGAEYDSLSDMVSFGVAPSILMYEWAFRDLGKWGWFAAFIYCTGAALRLARFNTNIDVVDKRYFQGLPSPAAAALVAGFVWVMLDNSFTGFELRWYAAGLTVFAGLSMVSNLKYYSFKSLNMRKSVPFIVIFLFALFFIFVAQNPPLNLFLLFFGYCLSGYVMWLLGLRKPTTPPVQP, encoded by the coding sequence ATGGACGAACTCAATCAGCGCAAACACATGGACCTGCGTCGGCGCAGCATCTACCTGCTGCCGAACCTGTTCACCACAGCAGCGCTGTTTGCGGGGTTCTATGCCATTGTGCAGGCGATGAACGGCAAGTTCGAGTTCGCCGCCGTGGCTATCTTCATCGCCATGGTGCTGGATGGCCTTGATGGCCGGGTCGCACGCCTGACGCATACGCAGAGCGAATTCGGTGCCGAATACGACAGCCTGTCGGACATGGTCTCGTTCGGGGTCGCACCCTCCATCCTGATGTACGAATGGGCGTTTCGCGATCTGGGCAAGTGGGGATGGTTCGCTGCCTTCATTTACTGTACCGGAGCGGCGTTGCGGCTGGCGCGGTTCAACACCAACATCGACGTGGTCGACAAACGTTATTTCCAGGGCTTGCCCAGCCCGGCGGCGGCGGCGCTGGTGGCCGGGTTCGTGTGGGTGATGCTGGATAACAGCTTCACCGGTTTCGAGTTGCGCTGGTATGCGGCCGGGCTGACCGTGTTTGCCGGGCTGAGCATGGTGAGCAACCTGAAATATTACAGCTTCAAGTCGCTCAACATGCGCAAGAGCGTGCCGTTCATCGTCATCTTCCTGTTCGCGCTATTCTTCATCTTCGTGGCGCAAAATCCCCCGCTCAACCTGTTCCTGTTGTTCTTCGGCTATTGCCTGTCCGGTTACGTGATGTGGCTGCTCGGCTTGCGCAAGCCGACAACCCCGCCGGTCCAGCCGTAG
- a CDS encoding RNA polymerase sigma factor, which yields MRADYPGVAELSTPQQLSEFLVQAERRAYKQAQFAVRDEHVALDIVQDAMLKLAERYGDRPAEEFPMLFQRILQNTIRDYYRRQKVRSFWTTLMSSLTPQQDGEDFDPLDTLQDEGNESQPARPEEALAQSQLIEVIEEALNKLPARQREAFLLRYWEEMDTAETAAAMGCSEGSVKTHCSRATHALSAMLKERGIDLS from the coding sequence ATGCGCGCCGATTATCCGGGAGTCGCCGAACTGTCCACGCCACAGCAACTGTCCGAATTCCTCGTTCAAGCCGAGCGACGCGCCTACAAACAGGCGCAGTTCGCCGTGCGCGACGAGCATGTGGCCCTCGATATCGTGCAGGATGCCATGCTGAAGCTAGCCGAGCGTTACGGAGACCGGCCGGCCGAAGAATTCCCCATGCTGTTCCAGCGCATCCTGCAGAACACGATACGCGACTACTACCGCCGCCAGAAAGTACGGTCGTTCTGGACCACACTGATGTCTTCGCTCACGCCGCAGCAGGATGGGGAGGATTTCGACCCGCTCGACACGCTGCAGGACGAGGGCAATGAAAGCCAGCCGGCCCGTCCGGAGGAGGCATTGGCGCAATCCCAGCTGATCGAAGTGATCGAAGAAGCATTGAACAAACTTCCTGCCCGTCAACGCGAAGCTTTCCTGCTGCGTTATTGGGAGGAAATGGACACAGCGGAAACGGCAGCGGCGATGGGCTGCTCGGAGGGCAGCGTCAAAACGCACTGCTCACGAGCCACCCATGCGCTGTCGGCGATGCTCAAGGAACGGGGGATAGACCTATCATGA